One region of Selenomonadales bacterium genomic DNA includes:
- a CDS encoding DUF3798 domain-containing protein: MIKRVAIVLTIAVLLLGGLGGITPTVAQQPAIRIMFNGQYLNLDVPPVIQGGRTLVPFRAIFEALGATVSWNEAARTATGTRGTTTVALTIGNNNATVNGVATRLDVAPLVQGGRTLVPLRFVSENLGATVQWVPRHNIVVVRGPAPPGRFKIGIMTGTAVQNEEELRAAENMVRKYGRDRIVLTTYPPRFTVEQETTISNLRALAADRDVRAIVIVQAVVGTAAGIEEVRRMRPDMLIIAGTPGEDMDLIARRADVVLQDNARAMGRAIVEQAHRMGARTIVHYSFARHMANAMLFQRRQLMEQTANELGMRFVFADAPDPTGEGGVTGTQQFIMEDIPRRVAQFGKDTAFFGTNCGMMEPMIRQVIATGAIFPVQCCPSPYHALPGALGISIPAERQGDLAFAMSAIARELRRLGAENRVSTWPVPVNMLFVEAGVEYAMAVLNNQTMGRVDMVTLEGILMARAGGPVHLEHLTTARGNYFHYFLFLSDFVNFANIP; this comes from the coding sequence TTGATCAAGAGAGTTGCCATCGTTCTGACTATCGCCGTGCTGTTACTCGGCGGCCTAGGCGGCATTACCCCGACCGTCGCGCAGCAACCGGCCATCCGCATTATGTTCAACGGCCAGTATCTAAACCTCGACGTACCGCCTGTTATTCAGGGCGGCCGCACCTTGGTTCCCTTCCGCGCCATCTTTGAGGCGCTGGGTGCCACCGTTTCGTGGAACGAAGCTGCACGGACCGCTACCGGCACACGCGGCACCACGACCGTCGCCCTGACCATCGGCAACAACAACGCCACCGTCAACGGCGTCGCCACGCGTCTGGACGTAGCTCCGCTTGTACAGGGCGGGCGGACGTTAGTACCCCTACGCTTTGTCTCCGAGAACCTAGGTGCCACCGTGCAGTGGGTGCCGCGCCACAATATCGTCGTGGTGCGCGGACCGGCTCCCCCCGGCAGATTTAAGATCGGTATTATGACCGGTACCGCCGTCCAGAACGAAGAAGAACTGCGCGCCGCCGAGAACATGGTGCGCAAGTACGGCCGCGACAGAATCGTGCTTACTACATACCCACCTCGTTTCACGGTAGAACAGGAAACGACCATCTCTAACCTCCGCGCACTCGCCGCCGACCGCGACGTACGCGCCATCGTGATCGTGCAAGCCGTAGTCGGCACGGCGGCTGGCATCGAAGAAGTGCGCCGCATGCGCCCCGATATGCTGATTATCGCCGGCACGCCGGGTGAAGACATGGACCTTATAGCCCGCCGCGCTGACGTCGTCTTGCAGGACAACGCTAGGGCGATGGGTCGTGCCATCGTAGAACAGGCTCACCGTATGGGTGCGAGAACCATCGTCCACTACTCCTTTGCCCGCCATATGGCCAACGCCATGCTCTTCCAACGTCGCCAGTTGATGGAGCAAACCGCCAACGAGCTCGGCATGCGCTTTGTCTTTGCCGACGCTCCCGACCCCACCGGTGAAGGCGGCGTAACCGGAACGCAGCAGTTTATTATGGAAGACATCCCCCGCCGCGTCGCCCAATTCGGCAAAGACACCGCCTTCTTTGGCACCAACTGCGGCATGATGGAGCCTATGATCCGCCAAGTAATCGCCACCGGTGCCATCTTCCCGGTACAGTGCTGCCCGTCGCCCTACCACGCCCTACCGGGAGCGCTCGGCATCTCCATTCCCGCTGAGCGCCAAGGCGACCTCGCCTTTGCCATGTCCGCCATCGCTCGCGAACTGCGCAGGCTCGGCGCCGAAAATCGCGTTTCCACCTGGCCGGTACCTGTGAACATGCTCTTTGTCGAAGCCGGCGTAGAATATGCCATGGCCGTACTTAACAACCAGACCATGGGTCGCGTAGATATGGTAACACTCGAAGGCATCCTGATGGCTCGCGCCGGCGGCCCTGTGCACCTTGAGCACCTGACCACCGCTCGCGGCAACTACTTCCACTATTTCTTGTTCCTATCTGACTTCGTCAACTTCGCCAATATCCCCTAA